A stretch of the Vanacampus margaritifer isolate UIUO_Vmar chromosome 6, RoL_Vmar_1.0, whole genome shotgun sequence genome encodes the following:
- the snx1a gene encoding sorting nexin-1a produces MASSSERSPPPFPDAGDAVGRGSDEDDGDDLFMSVNNSALSETPTVSQPSDDLASPPSDVAADSTSDHLSSGLGSKTSSDNLMSPPSDAVSDPISSGSESKTPSERSDEFDDLMGGNWMTAAASLEPRGEKRTSGENPLNDDFVDILGSETEPQLQEVGAGDAGESLLDEVSSAKQEVQESGPLLDIGSSADLVPNPPSKILDPLADLFDDPLPAAAQKQNAAAATDLFEDEGSDLFADPRQMKAGKPPQKSLFGEPDEDLFAEPLGAKKKPAANDPLDEPLLRDDGGKVGEGSPPERNHADIFAEEAVPLDNNSRLNSRTNGVHVEESSDIFAEATVELSLDSPRSERKKAAAAAAATATTATTKPSTSAPTMLSAAGVAKTPAAALEELEEEEESELEDKFDITVSITDPEKIGDGMTAYMAYKVSTQTTLSMFRNKTFTVRRRFSDFLGLYEKLSEKHGPNGFIVPPPPEKSILGMTKVKVGKEDSSSADFLERRRGALERYLQRVVTHPSLLQDPDVREFLERDELPRAVSTQALSGAGFLKMITKATDAVSKMTIKMNESDVWFEEKLQEVESADQQFRKLHALVESLVIHRKELSMNTASFAKSAAMLGSAEDNTALSRALSQLAEVEDKMEQLHQDQAANDTFGFAELIADFIRLLGAVRGSFDHRMKAWQRWQDAQSTLQKKREAEAKLQWANKPDKLQLAKEEIAEWEAKVAQFERDFDRVSATVRKEVMRFEKEKARNFKRQIIAYLENVLKSQQQLIKYWEAFLPEAKAIA; encoded by the exons ATGGCGTCCAGCTCGGAGCGCAGTCCTCCTCCGTTCCCCGACGCCGGAGACGCCGTAGGCCGAGGCAGCGATGAAGACGACGGAGACGACCTCTTCATGAGTGTG AACAACTCGGCCCTCAGCGAGACGCCGACGGTCAGCCAGCCCAGCGACGATTTGGCGAGTCCTCCCAGCGACGTCGCGGCAGACTCAACGAGCGACCACCTCAGCAGCGGGTTGGGATCCAAAACGTCGAGCGACAATTTGATGTCGCCTCCCAGCGACGCCGTGAGCGACCCCATCAGCAGCGGGTCGGAATCCAAAACGCCCAGCGAGCGCTCCGACGAGTTTGACGACCTCATGGGCGGCAACTGGATGACTGCGGCCGCCTCGCTCGAGCCCAGAGGTGAAAAGAGAACGTCCGGTGAAAACCCTCTCAACGATGATTTTGTTGACATACTGGGAAGCGAAACTGAGCCGCAGTTACAGGAAGTAGGGGCGGGGGATGCGGGAGAAAGTCTTTTGGATGAGGTCAGTTCcgcaaaacaggaagtacaagAAAGCGGACCGCTTTTAGATATCGGTTCCTCGGCCGACCTTGTACCGAATCCACCTAGCAAAATCCTCGACCCTCTGGCGGACCTTTTTGACGACCCTCTACCAGCTGCGGCCCAGAAGCAAAACGCCGCCGCTGCTACGGACCTGTTCGAAGACGAAGGCAGCGACTTGTTTGCTGACCCGCGACAGATGAAAGCCGGCAAACCGCCTCAAAAGAGCCTCTTCGGCGAGCCCGACGAGGATCTGTTTGCCGAGCCGCTGGGCGCCAAGAAAAAGCCCGCCGCCAATGACCCGCTGGACGAGCCACTCTTGAGGGATGACGGCGGCAAAGTGGGCGAAGGGTCCCCGCCAGAGCGTAACCACGCCGACATCTTCGCAGAGGAAGCCGTCCCCCTCGACAACAACTCCCGCCTCAACTCCAGGACGAACGGAGTCCACGTGGAAGAAAGCTCGGATATATTTGCAG AAGCCACAGTGGAGCTCTCGCTCGACAGCCCGCGAAGCGAAAGGAAgaaggccgccgccgccgccgccgccacggcCACCACCGCCACCACCAAACCTTCCACGTCTGCTCCCACCATGTTGAGCGCTGCCGGTGTGGCCAAGACACCGGCGGCTGCGCTGGAGGAA ctggaggaagaggaggagtcGGAACTGGAAGACAAATTTGACATCACCGTCTCTATTACCGACCCAGAAAAAATAG GGGATGGAATGACCGCCTACATGGCCTACAAAGTGTCCACTCAG ACCACGTTGTCCATGTTCCGCAACAAGACGTTCACGGTGCGCCGACGCTTCAGCGACTTCCTGGGCCTGTACGAGAAGCTGTCGGAGAAGCACGGACCAAACGGCTTCATCGTGCCCCCGCCGCCGGAGAAGAGCATCCTCG GTATGACCAAAGTCAAGGTGGGGAAGGAGGACTCGTCATCTGCCGACTTTTTGGAGAGAAGAAGAGGCGCCCTGGAGAG GTACCTTCAGAGGGTGGTGACTCACCCATCGCTTCTCCAAGATCCTGACGTGCGAGAGTTCCTGGAGAGAGACGAA TTGCCCCGAGCTGTGAGCACGCAAGCTCTGAGCGGCGCcggcttcctgaagatgatcacCAAGGCGACGGACGCCGTTAGCAAAATGACCATCAAGATGAACGAGTCGGACGTG TGGTTCGAGGAAAAGCTGCAGGAGGTGGAGTCTGCAGACCAACAGTTCAGGAAGCTCCACGCGCTGGTGGAGTCGCTGGTCATTCACAGAAAAG AACTTTCCATGAACACGGCGAGCTTCGCCAAGAGCGCCGCCATGCTGGGCAGCGCGGAGGACAACACGGCGCTGTCCCGCGCCCTCTCGCAGTTGGCTGAGGTGGAGGACAAGATGGAGCAGCTGCATCAGGACCAGGCGGCCAACGACACCTTCGGATTCGCCGAGCTCATCGCCGATTTCATACGACTGCTCGGGGCCGTCAGG GGCTCGTTCGACCATCGCATGAAGGCGTGGCAGCGCTGGCAGGACGCGCAGAGCACGCTGCAGAAGAAACGCGAGGCCGAAGCCAAGCTGCAGTGGGCCAACAAACCCGACAAGCTGCAGCTGGCAAAAGAGGAGATCGCAGAA TGGGAGGCCAAAGTGGCGCAGTTCGAGCGAGACTTTGACCGCGTGTCCGCCACCGTGCGCAAGGAAGTGATGCGATTTGAG AAAGAAAAGGCGAGGAACTTCAAAAGACAGATCATCGCATATCTGGAGAATGTGCTCAAGTCTCAGCAACAG cTGATCAAGTACTGGGAGGCTTTCTTACCCGAAGCGAAAGCCATCGCCTGA
- the sv2 gene encoding synaptic vesicle glycoprotein 2C, with protein MSAVSSTGDQEPLLTGKRRSHDESDSDEGEILFERRTSIVPHDADEDACTRLTYEEAVEVAGFGLFHWLLLLVCGWANASDAVEIVCVSFLLPTARCDLQLSSSDMGLLTASIFLGMMAGGYVWGYLADQRGRCSVLVVSLSVNGLFGGLAGAAPWFWLFLLLRFISGIGVGGSVPVIFSYFSEFMPRLRRGTMISALATFWMAGNILAAGLAWLVIPRTWINFSMGRLDFQSWRVFVVLCSIPSLTSAVIFRLLMPESPKFLMEAGREREAAHVFRQMFRLNMRGKVVTFPEFSLRVNVEQRTHKTETRQPCGRLAALLEKGAMPVRQMFGASLKSRSVVLLIIFYCISFGYYGLWMWFPELFARVEAGSAPCANMSAPAQQHDRDCYPVNTVVYEEGFFIAAANLPGNIFSILVMDNIGGKLLLSVSLLLSSLSVFLIYVVQTKSQSLLLSCLFSGVSVMAWNALDVVATELYPTQLRSSALGFFTGAGRVAAIMGNVAFGNMVDSNCAVPILLVSAMLLTGGVSALFLPRTKQIELT; from the exons ATGTCTGCTGTCAGTTCGACCGGAGATCAAGAGCCGCTTCTCACGGGAAAACGTCGGTCGCACGATGAGTCGGATTCAGATGAAG gtgaaATCTTATTTGAGAGGAGAACGTCAATCGTCCCGCACGATGCCGACGAGGACGCGTGCACCAGATTGACGTACGAGGAAGCAGTCGAGGTAGCAG GCTTTGGCTTATTCcactggctgctgctgctggtttgCGGTTGGGCCAACGCCAGCGACGCCGTGGAGATCGTCTGCGTGTCCTTCTTGCTGCCCACCGCCCGCTGCGACCTCCAGCTCAGCTCCTCCGACATGGGCCTTCTCACCGCCTCCATTTTCCTCG GCATGATGGCGGGCGGCTACGTGTGGGGTTATCTGGCCGACCAGAGGGGGCGCTGCAGCGTCTTGGTGGTCTCCCTGTCTGTCAACGGCCTGTTTGGAGGTCTGGCTGGTGCGGCGCCGTGGTTCTGGCTCTTCCTGCTGCTGAGGTTCATCAGTGGCATCGG GGTTGGCGGCTCCGTTCCCGTCATCTTCTCTTACTTCTCGGAGTTTATGCCCCGCCTGAGACGAGGCACGATGATCAGCGCTCTGGCCACCTTCTGGATGGCGGGAAACATTCTTGCTGCAG gCCTGGCTTGGCTGGTGATCCCCAGAACCTGGATCAATTTTTCTATGGGCCGACTGGACTTCCAGAGCTGGCGAGTGTTCGTGGTGCTCTGCTCCATCCCGAGCCTCACATCAGCCGTCATCTTTAGGCTGCTCATGCCCGAGAGCCCCAAGTTCCTCATGGAG GCTGGCCGGGAGCGAGAGGCCGCCCACGTCTTCCGCCAGATGTTCCGACTGAACATGCGTGGGAAAGTGGTCACGTTCCCT GAGTTTTCGTTGCGCGTCAACGTCGAGCAAAGGACGCACAAGACCGAGACTCGGCAGCCGTGCGGGCGACTTGCCGCGCTTCTGGAAAAG GGTGCGATGCCGGTCCGGCAGATGTTTGGCGCCAGCCTGAAATCCAGAAGTGTGGTGCTGCTCATCATTTTCTACTGCATTTCCTTCGG CTACTACGGCCTATGGATGTGGTTCCCCGAGCTGTTTGCCCGAGTGGAGGCCGGCAGCGCCCCGTGTGCCAACATGTCCGCCCCGGCACAACAGCACGACCGCGACTGCTACCCTGTCAACACTGTCG TGTACGAGGAGGGCTTCTTCATCGCCGCCGCCAACCTTCCCGGCAACATCTTCAGCATCCTGGTGATGGACAACATTGGAGGGAAGTTGCTTCTCT CGGTCAGCCTGCTGTTGTCCAGCCTGAGCGTCTTCCTCATCTACGTGGTGCAGACCAAGAGCCAAAGTCTGCTCTTGTCCTGCTTGTTCAGCGGCGTGTCCGTCATGGCCTGGAACGCTCTGGACGTGGTGGCCACGGAGCTCTACCCCACGCAGCTACG CTCGTCGGCGCTAGGCTTCTTCACGGGCGCGGGCCGGGTGGCGGCCATCATGGGGAACGTGGCCTTTGGCAACATGGTGGACTCGAACTGCGCCGTGCCCATCCTGCTGGTGTCGGCCATGCTGCTGACCGGCGGCGTCTCGGCGCTCTTCCTTCCACGTACCAAACAGATAGAGCTTACCTGA